In the Larus michahellis chromosome 6, bLarMic1.1, whole genome shotgun sequence genome, one interval contains:
- the NT5C2 gene encoding cytosolic purine 5'-nucleotidase isoform X4, with translation MSFRSMFQDVRDAVDWVHYKGSLKEKTLENLEKYVVKDGKLPLLLSRMNEVGKVFLVTNSDYKYTDKIMTYLFDFPHGPKPGSAHRPWQSYFDLILVDARKPLFFGEGTVLRQVDTVTGKLKIGTYTGPLQHGIVYSGGSSDTVCDLLGAKGKDILYIGDHIFGDILKSKKRQGWRTFLVIPELAQELHVWTDKSALFEELQSLDIFLAELYKHLDSSSNERPDISSIQRRIKKVTHDMDMCYGMMGSLFRSGSRQTLFASQVMRYADLYAASFINLLYYPFSYLFRAAHVLMPHESTVEHTHVDINEKESPMATRNRSSVDFKDSDYKRHQLTRSISEIKPPNLFPQAPQEITHCHDEDDDEEEEEEEEEEEEEEE, from the exons GGgaagctgccactgctgctcagcCGCATGAATGAAGTTGGGAAGGTGTTTCTCGTCACAAACAGTGACTATAAATACACAGAC aaaattatGACTTACTTGTTTGACTTTCCACACGGACCAAAG CCTGGGAGCGCCCACCGGCCGTGGCAGTCCTACTTCGACCTGATCCTGGTGGATGCGCGAAAACCCCTCTTCTTTGGGGAGGGCACTGTGTTGCGGCAGGTGGACACA GTGACCGGGAAGCTGAAGATTGGTACCTACACTGGCCCGCTGCAGCACGGCATCGTGTACTCAGGAG GCTCTTCGGACACAGTCTGTGACCTGCTGGGGGCCAAAGGGAAGGATATCTTGTACATCGGAGACCATATCTTTGGAGACATCCTCAAATCCAAGAAGCGCCAGGGCTGGAGGACCTTCCTGGTGATCCCTGAGCTGGCGCAGGAGCTGCACGTTTGGACAGACAAAAGCG CCCTTTTTGAAGAGCTGCAGAGTCTGGACATTTTCTTGGCCGAGCTATACAA GCATCTGGACAGTAGCAGCAATGAACGCCCTGACATCAGCTCCATCCAGAGACGCATTAAG AAAGTGACCCACGACATGGACATGTGCTACGGGATGATGGGGAGCCTCTTCCGCAGCGGCTCTCGGCAGACCCTGTTTGCCAGCCAGGTGATGCGCTACGCTGATCTCTATGCAGCCTCCTTCATCAACCTCCTCTACTACCCCTTCAGCTACCTCTTCAGAGCCGCCCACGTCCTG ATGCCACACGAGTCCACGGTAGAGCACACACACGTCGACATCAATGAGAAGGAGTCGCCGATGGCCACGCGCAATCGCAGCTCAGTGGATTTTAAAGATTCTGACTACAAGCGGCATCAGCTGACCCGTTCCATCAGTGAGATCAAACCGCCCAACCTCTTCCCCCAGGCACCTCAGGAAATCACACATTGCCACGATGAAGATGAcgatgaggaagaggaagaggaggaagaagaggaggaagaagaggaggaataa